One Ostrea edulis chromosome 6, xbOstEdul1.1, whole genome shotgun sequence genomic window, AAAGCAAGCAAATGCGTTTTTGATGACGTCTTCAGGATCTGTTCCATTCAGTTTTTCTCCGAAGAGTGTGAGAAACATGGTAAAGTTGATTGGTCCAGGCGCTTCTTTGATCATCTTGTCCAGATACTCGTTAGACGGGTCTTTCCCCAAAGACGTCATCATCTCGAGGAGGTCATCCTTGTCGATGTAGCCATCTCGGTTCTGGTCAATCATGTTGAAAGCCTCCTGTCATCAAAAACAACCAGAATACTACTGTGTATCAATATTCAACCTTGTACAGAAACATTACGGCTAAGATATACTGTACAAAATAAACCAAATCTCATTGAATTGGAGGGGGATGATGACTTGATGCTCATGACAATATTCTTTTAacaattttttctatatttaacCTGGCCTCCTGCTAGACCAGGGAACGGTGTTTCTATATGATATGTAACATTTCTGTAAatcgtttttagctcacctgagctgaaagctcaagtgagcctttctgatcacctgttgtccatgtctgtctgtaaactttttacattttcatcttctccagaaccactgggccaatttcaaccaaatttggcacaaagcatccttgagtgaagggctttcaaatgaaaggccatgcccccttcaaaggggaaataatcacaataatagggtggagtcatttaaaaaattcttctcaagaaccactgggccagaaatgctgagatttacatgaaagcttcctgacatagtgccgattcaagtttataaaaatcatggcccccgggggtaggatggggcaacaataggggatcaaagttttacatacagatatattggGAAAACCCTCTAAAGAATCACTGGACCAAAGAAggttacatttacatgaaatcttcctgacataatgcagattcaagtttgtaaaaattgtgGCCCCCGGGATTAggttggtgccacaatagggataaaagttttgcatgcaaatatatagagaaaaccttaaaatatgggccaaggtgagcgatgtggcccatgggcctcttgttcctCAACAGATCAATATATTCTTCCTTCTGTAAGACTTGGAACAGGCCCTTGTTAGATAGCCTGCCGTGGATAACGTTATATAAAACGTCGGATCTCATTGTCAAGAACATGGTTTAAATTATCGTTATATGTCATGCATAGATAGGGAAGCTAATAATCACGCAAGGAATATTTTGTTTCTTATAAATAAAAACAGGCTCTGCCCTATACATATTAATCTCGGTGAGATCATGCCTGCCACGAAGTTAAGAATATTTTAGACAGTACACTATTCACTTGCCCTAAGTTAAActctttaaattttgatttaccatacaaaaaataaaaatgtagtgCCTAATCTATGTGTGTCTGACTAAGTGAAAATCTACAGTGCCTAATCTGTGTGTGTCTCGGTGACAGTCTACATGGTGCCATTGTAAACTTTAACACTACAAAGTCTTCCCCGAGTTCCACAATGGGGCGTTTGGCCTAGATATTAAAAGAAGTCAATTTTATTCCATTGAGGGGCCATATTCTTGCCTAAAGGGAAATATTTATGACAAAAGTGTCTAGCGTTGGTCACTTGATCATTTGAACAGGTGCCCGGTGTcacgtacatatacatgtatatacgtataTGGAGTGCAGTGTAGTGTATCATTTAAAACTATCTTTTCATTTCGAAACGGGAGTAATTGGCATAATGTGCTAGAGACCCATCCCGCCCACCTTCGAAAGACTGCGAGACAAGTTTATCAAAgacggagattaccttaaattCCTGAATCTGGGCTTGATTAAACATGGCAAACACATTGGACGTGTAGCGCTGTGTCCGAGCCCGGTGCTTCTTCTTGGACTTTGTGCTGGACATCTTGGAGGTCCGAATCTACGCAgctgtcagagagagagagaaaaaaggaGGATGTTGAGTCGAAACAATCAGAAGAAAAAATCCTGGATTGGTGTGAACATTGTAAGAGTAATTGGCCGGTTCCTGTATTCGTCAATCATGTGAaaaaggtttttgtttttttgtttaattgacATGGAGATGGAATATTTCGATGTGGAATCGACCCGTTACAATATAAATGAATACCTTGTTATAGAAATATAatccaaaaaataaaatgtccGACTTCTGTATCAGTCAGACTACGTACAGCATCTGACAAAAATCTTCTGCAGTCTGAGAAAGCATTGCCATGGCTACATTACTCACTGAGTTGATGCACGCGCGCTATCAATCTATACAGGGTTACTCAAAAGAGCGGAATGGCTACCATCTGTTCGAAAGTTTTTACATCGAATGCAACGAAGCATAATGTACCATTTCCTCTCTCTCGGAATATCTTGCTGTTGCATGGTTAAAATGAAATAAGTAACTCTGCAAGTTTATATGGTATGGTCTTGTATGTACCTTTCCATTTGTACTATTGGTTTGTATCTAATCCGTTtaatattttaatcattttaatttttaaaagaaggAACACATCGATAAGTTTATTTACTGATAACATATAATGCATATTTATGTTATCGGTTATGTATAGAGTACAATTGTATTTTAGTTTTGCATTGATTTAAAGAATGGGTATGTAACCTTCTTTGATTATCCATCGAAAACCAGTAACAACAGTTCCGTTAAAAGAAATTGACACATGAGTACACGGGCCACATAGCTCATCTGGATTGCCACTTGCAATCTGACCCTACCACGCACTTGTGAACAAACTCAAATCTGCACTGCTTGATATTTCTTGCGTATGATTGATTTGACATATCTTacccctgtggttcttgagaagatctttgaACAATGAATTTTCCTATACAAAATCGCCCTAAACTTAAGGGAAATGACGCGGACAAAACAGATCTGCCCCACAAGAGGAGACTTGTATGTTATTTTTACCCATTGTACTTAAAAGTTGGTAGTTAGAGTAGGATGTTATgatgtgtatttctatataaaatattgaatccctCTATCTGTGGCTTCGGTCCACCAAGACTTCGGGAGTCGTGAAGTGAATACACGGAGTTCAGTGAACACGACCTGGGGAATTCCACCTTTTAGTTTGACGTATAAATACCCTTGGGGTTCTTGAGAGGAATCTGTGGCCCTGCCCTGAACATGGAGGCCATGGCGCGAGTAAACACGAGTGTACACTACAGGGGAAGGCATGCGTATTAATTTGATAGGTGTCCCCCTGCGTGGTGTTTAAAGAGAATttagaatttaaattttctttgaaatatttctattttaattCTAACTCCTTTTTGTGGACACCTTGATTAAGACCCCGTGGATCATGGTGTGAAGGATCTCGAATCTACAAACTTTCTTGACCtcggggtcatgatttaaacctgaatttacactacatgaggaCACTTCCATATCAATTTTggcaaatttttcaaagaatgcccCTATGTATTCCAAGGTAGACATTGCCAAACGACAAGAAGTACCACAGTGTGCACCTAAAAGTTGAACAAGAGTTTTGAACTTTCATACAGTTACACTCAGCATTATGGTAGTTTAACTTTATTATTAGCTTATATTATCgaaacttttaaaattgaattatatgtaatttatgGTATAGAAGCCTTCAATAATAAATCgtcgttttctttcttttttattttaaatgcatGAATAAACTTTCACTTAGTAAGTTAACTTTCTAACTATTCTATTACTGTAGTCTACTTGGCATACTTTGATTGAAAAGTGATTTCTtacatctatttttaaaaaacagcaTCCAAAACACAATGACAGAACGAGGAGAGGAGAGCTCATTAAAAGGAAGATATTGTGTgaccaatatttacatattttttcgTAACTACGAGATAATTTTCTTGTAATTGCGAGAtaattttctcgtaatttcgaggtatttttctcgtaattacgggATCTCTTCCCACAATTACGaaatcttttctcgtaatattatatttttttaatatgatattACTAGGCTTTCGAATAGACGCAATATTAGTGGAAGATATCATTATTTAGAAATACCAATGTGCATGTATAAGCACAGTTTCTATTCTTTCTTGATCTttatatatgattttagatttattaaaTTCTATACTATGTCTATAAGCTGTATTTGCTTTTGACTAATAAACAACATTCAACATGATTTTAAGATATCACTGATTCAATTATTGAGCGCAATAATTCAATATTGATGCTtccatcaaatcaattattgctcccATCAATCGATTTGATACGCGCATCTATTGAATCAttgcgagcaataattgatttgatgcgcgcatcaattgaattattatatatttatttttatcatgtattgtttgttttctttcaaatgaattattgcgGGCGattattgatttgatgcgcacatcaactAAATTATTACACATATCCATTGAATCGTCGCCCGAGTACCTCACAATCTACGTCTCATTATTCTTATGCAACCAGCTTTGGATCATATCAGGGTTACTGTATGAAATCGCTGCTAACTCAATAACTGATAGACATGTCAGCTGCTGCATGGAATAAGTCTACTCACGTGCACCTGTTTGAACTAAAGACTCAAAGAATATGTTTCTTGTTTAACGTCTAATTctagattatttttttttactcaaaTAGTGACATAATCAGCTCCGGGGAAATGCAGTTGTCCGAAATTAATGACATGTCCGCAGAAAATGCGATGTACCTCGTCAGCAATAAATCCAGTGAATCGCTTGTGATCAGGACAATCCTCAAATAATCATATAAGCTAGAATTCGGTATTAAAAGTGAGACCTTTTAAAGAACATCCTTTATTGTAAAGTgcttacttgtacatgtatcgCTCTGTCGGATTTATTAGCAATACATAATTTCCACGAACGTTCAATTCCTTGATCACCATGTATGACATTTCCCgcgaataaaaacaaaaaacaacagcAAACAAAACTATTTACAAGAGCTGCGTGATTTATATAACACCCCTCTCTAACCAGTTCCTTCTTTTAATGTGGAGAATTGGGTATTCATTTGTTACTATTTGCATCTGGTAATTTCCATTTCCACAGGGTTATATCAATTTCATACGTAGGCTTGGCTATAACATATAGAATCAAAGAACTTTTCTCAGATGTAGGTAGCGACAGCTCAAGTTCAAAAGAATCAAAGCTGTCAGAACCAGCATCATTTGGACACTTGTTTTTCTCACATAAAAACAGCATCATGAAATTTGAATGTAGAAAATCATGACTAACAAAGGGTGGTCAATAGgtgcatttttttctttcaaaacaatatttaaacaagaggcccatgggccacatcgctcacctgagtcaccttggcccatatctgaagactttccatatatatttgcatgtaaaaccttagtccctattatggcccaaactaccctttgcaaacttgaatctacactatgtcagaaagctttcatgtacatgtcaacttctttggcccaatggttcttgagaagaagatttttaaagctttttcctatatttgtatgtaaaactttgacaccccccccccccccccccccgggggggggcatgatttgaacaaacttgaatctgcactatgtcagaaagttttcttgtagatatcagcttttctgactcagtggttattgagaaaaacattttaactatatatttgtatgtaaaactttgatcccccttgtggccccatcctactcccgggggccatgatttgaacaaacttgaatctgcactatgtcagaaagttttcatgtaaaaatcagcttttctgactcagtggttcttgagaagaagatttttcctatatatttgtatgtaaaaatttgatcccctattgtggccccatccaacccccggggcccatgatttgaacaaacttgaatctgcattatgtcaggaagctttcatgtaaatctcagcttttctggcttagtggttcttgagaagaagatttttaaagtttttccctatatatttgtgtgtaaaactttgatccccccttggggccccatcttatccccggggcccatgatttgaacaaacttgaatctgcactatgtcagaaagttttcatgtaaaaatcagcttttctggctcagtggttcttgagaagatttttcctatatatttgtatgtaaaactttgatcccctattgtgaccccatccaaccccaggggcccatgatttgaacaaacttgaatctgcattatgtcaggaagctttcatgtaaatctcagcttttctggcttagtggttcttaagaagaagatttttaaagtttttccctatatatttgtatgtaaaactttgatccccccttgtggccccatcctaccaccgggggccatgatttgaacaaacttgaatctgcaatatgtcaggaagctttcaggtaaatttcagctcttctggcccagtggttcttgagaagaagatttttaaatgatcccaccctatttttgcatttttgtgattatctcccctttgaaagggacatggcccttcatttgaacaaacttgaaagccctttacccaaggatgcttttggccatgtttggttgaaattggcccagtggttctggagaagaagtcgaaaatgtgaaaagtttaacagacagacgatggacaaaaagcgatcagaaaagctcacttgagctttcagctcaggtgagctaaaaaaggaAAGGTTCAAagtatcaaaaattaaaatatatgtaggACAAAGTCCTTATTCTCTGTCAACAGACAGAGGGAACCAATCATACTCCCGGCTTTTATCATCGTCAGATGCCCACGGCGCATCTCGTCTTCTAATCACGATGAGTAGAAGATGAGACCAGtggtgggtatccgacgatgggattttatatgtatgtaaaatacatgtttgAAAGGATCTGTGTAGAGTGAAGAAAAAACTCCGATAGAAGCAATTAGAAAGTAGTCACATGTGAATGATTGACTGCaagaaacaaaatcaatatcacCTTCCACTGTTAACGTAGCTAGCAACACTAGGATTCTTACAATAAGACACAATGTAACAATACAGAAGTGTTTTCTGCATTACTGACCTCTACATAATATGACCTAGTTAGGTAACAATACTGTTATATCTTGTTACACTGCCACCAAGTGTACATCCTACCTACATCATATCTTGTTACACTGCCACCAAATGTACTTCCTTCTTATATCATATCTTGTTACACTGCCACCAAGTGTACTTCCTTCTTACATCTTGTTACACTACCAAGTGTTCTTCCTTCTTACATCATATCCTGTTACACTGCCACCTAGTGTACTTCCTACCTACATCATATCTTGTTACAGTACCACTAAGTGTACTTCCTTCCTACACCATATCTTGTTACACTGCCACCTAGTGTACTTCCTACCTACATCATATCTTGTTACACTGCCACCTAGTGTACTTCCTTCCTACATCATATCTTGTTACACTACCACCAAATGTACTTCCTTCTTACATCATATCTTGTTACACTAACACCAAGTGTACTTCCTACCTACATCATATCTTGTTCACTACCACCAAGTGTACTTCCTTCTTACATCATATCTTGTTACACTACCACCAAGTGTACTTCCTTCTTACATCATATCTTGTTACACTGCCACCAAGTGTACTTCCTTCCTACATCATATCTTGTTACACTGCCATTAAGTGTACTTCCTTCTTTCATCATATCTTGTTACACTAACACCAAGTGTACTTCCTACCTACATCATATCTTGTTATACTACCACCAAGTGTACTTCCTACTTACATCATATTGTTACACTAACACCAAGTGTACTTCTTTCCTACATCTTGTTACACTGCCACCAAGTGTGCTTCCTTCTTACATCATATCTTGTTACACTATCACCAAGTGTACTTCCTTCTTACATAATATCTTGTTACACTACCACCAAATGTACTTCCTTCTTACATCATATCTTGTTACACTGCCACCTAGTGTACTTCCTACCTACATCATATCTTGTTACACTGCCACCAAGTGTACTTCCTTcttacatcatacatgtatcttgttaCACTACCACCTAGTATACTTCCTTCCTACATAATAGCTTGTTACACTGCCACCAAGTGTACTTCCTTCTTACATCATATCTTGTTACACTACCACCAAGTGTACTTCCTTCCTACATCTTGTTACACTGCCACTAAGTGTGCTTCCTTCTTACATCAGCACTATattgaaaacatcaatacaCACAGTTTTAGACATTAAAATGAATGCTGAATTTACagatacatataatatagagcaaatGTACACAGGAAAGAAACTGGAAGGTCAGAGAGCTCATGTCGCATATCCTCCAACTAAAAATGCAATTTTGCTGGTGAAAAATGACAGCTATTGTAGCATTGTTCTTTTCAGTAAAATTCCAATACTATTTTTAAGGCATAAGCCATTTGTTGCACTGTACACAGCACTTACAACTAATTCTGAAAGACAAAAAAACCTTCATTAAGAATTTCCCTCATACCTTGATATAAAAATGATGGAGTAATTCGacacataaaattaaaaagttgCTGTGATAGACTTAAACAGGGATTGTGTCCAAAAAATGTATGAAAGAATTCCAATTTTAAGGAATGCTATGAAAAAAGTTTCAcgcaatcttttttttaaataaataaaattcttcaattgatatttcaattttatgtaCAGGAATATCATTAACCAAGGAATATTTGccaatatcaaaattttgaggcacatttcaaaatataatctATTTTCTTAAATATTATGAAATCACATGAGAATTGGTTGCATCTAGTAAACCTATTAGATGCACATATTCACTGATCACACATTATCTAAGTCAAAATATTCTTATCAATACTTTCATATCATAAAAAACACATAATTCACTATGCAAAACATGttacatttaattcaatatgCTAAGTTGCCATAACTACCCCATTTTGAGTAAAAGCACAGTTGTCTGTACACAGCTCAAAACTTGTTTAGATTTGTCACcctgaaataaaacataatatataaatccatgattgacaatttttatatatttttacaaataaatactgTACTAAATACTGTACTGCAatgaaaacaagaaataaaaaaaatcaatacaggTCACATAATCAAAATATGATACTGAAAAAAGACTGTTCTTATTGTCATGCAATGCATAACCTAGCTTGGAGATTCGTAAGACTGTagttatacatgtgtacataatAAATAAACCCTGATTTACCCTCTACTTGGATCAATTAGCTCAAAATAAATTATGATCCAGTACATGTGTGCTGAAACAGGCTCAGTAAAGTGCACAAATATTTACCCCTTGAAGCTGTCGACAAAACTTTTGcaatttatacatatgtacatgtatcttcattaataattgatgttttcattGTCATATTCTTCTTCTTCGAGAGAAAAAATACAACTGCAACTTCAATATGCATCTGTCCATcgatgttttgatattatctgtcttaatgctattgtaatttccttttactacttttaaaacatgctgtatcatttttattgtgtgcagcacTTTAGActggttatttatagtcatataaggcactatttaaataaatattgtaacattattattattatattattatctCCAAACAAAATTAGAATTATAAAAGTGTCCACAGAAATGAATGGAGTTGAGCTAATACTTTAATACATGGTATGTACTGAATACTCCATACCAAATACAGACTGTATAGTATAAATAGACTGAACAGTGACTAAAGTCTTCTCTACTGTGATTAATCACCTGAATCtaatacatacaaaaaatcataaGAAAATTCATAGTCAATTCTGGAAATGACATGAAACACGAAGTTTTGCAGCTACATGCATGTCCATTTTAGAACACCTACACATAACAAGAAGCATGAAAAGGACCGGAAACATGGATAAAATCATTATCATACATGGACCTGTACAACGCACATTACAGATTGTTCAATAAAGTATCAGAATTACATCAAAATCTACTCTAATACAGTTTACAAACTAGTACTAATGTAACGTATAACCAGCCTGCACTGTCTGGATTAGCAACCTTAACAATT contains:
- the LOC125683106 gene encoding myosin regulatory light chain 12A-like — translated: MSSTKSKKKHRARTQRYTSNVFAMFNQAQIQEFKEAFNMIDQNRDGYIDKDDLLEMMTSLGKDPSNEYLDKMIKEAPGPINFTMFLTLFGEKLNGTDPEDVIKNAFACFDINDSGLIQDEYLRECLMTMGERWTDDMVDDLFHGAPIQNGLFDYMEFTRTLKHGSRDKEDDQVPSLPLEELAFNPNAPK